From a single Cyclobacterium marinum DSM 745 genomic region:
- the bshA gene encoding N-acetyl-alpha-D-glucosaminyl L-malate synthase BshA, translated as MKIGIVCYPTFGGSGVVATELGKALAAKGHQIHFITYKQPTRLDFFSENLYYHEVDIKSYPLFDHAPYELALASKMVNVVKYEELDLLHVHYAIPHASAAYMAKQILKKQGVIIPVVTTLHGTDITLVGKDPSYEPVVTFSINESDGVTAVSEDLKKSTLLHFDVNTHIEVIPNFIDLNRFKRQKKEHFKKAICPNDEKLMVHTSNFRKVKRVQDVIKVFYEVRKTIPSKLLLVGDGPERDKMERLCRELGTCEDVRFLGKLEAVEEVLSVADLFIMPSEKESFGLAALEAMACQVPILTSNVGGIPELNIDGETGFLCEVGDIDTMTEKAKFILADENLANFKNNALDRAKTFDVTAILPLYEDFYQKTINKTYSSLKN; from the coding sequence ATGAAAATTGGGATTGTTTGTTACCCCACCTTTGGTGGCAGTGGAGTAGTCGCTACCGAATTGGGCAAAGCCCTGGCTGCTAAAGGTCATCAAATTCATTTTATCACTTACAAACAGCCCACTCGACTTGATTTTTTTAGTGAAAACCTTTACTACCATGAGGTAGACATAAAAAGCTACCCTCTATTTGATCATGCACCTTATGAGTTGGCCTTAGCCAGCAAAATGGTGAATGTAGTCAAGTACGAAGAATTGGACTTATTGCATGTCCATTATGCCATTCCACATGCTTCTGCTGCCTACATGGCAAAACAGATACTCAAAAAACAAGGAGTCATCATTCCTGTTGTCACCACACTTCATGGCACGGATATTACTTTGGTAGGCAAAGACCCAAGTTATGAGCCGGTAGTAACCTTTAGCATTAATGAATCGGATGGTGTAACAGCTGTTTCTGAAGATTTGAAAAAGAGCACATTGCTTCATTTTGATGTAAACACACATATTGAGGTCATTCCAAATTTTATTGACCTAAACCGGTTTAAACGACAAAAAAAGGAACACTTCAAAAAAGCCATCTGCCCTAATGACGAAAAACTAATGGTACATACCTCGAACTTCCGAAAGGTAAAACGAGTGCAGGATGTTATAAAGGTATTCTATGAAGTTAGAAAAACAATTCCTTCAAAATTATTGCTCGTTGGAGATGGTCCCGAAAGAGACAAAATGGAAAGGCTTTGCCGGGAGTTGGGCACCTGCGAAGATGTTCGATTTTTGGGTAAATTAGAAGCCGTTGAGGAAGTACTGTCTGTGGCAGACTTATTTATCATGCCTTCAGAGAAAGAAAGTTTTGGGTTGGCTGCCTTGGAGGCCATGGCCTGCCAAGTCCCAATTTTAACCAGTAATGTTGGCGGCATACCGGAGTTAAATATCGATGGAGAAACCGGATTTTTATGCGAGGTAGGAGACATTGACACCATGACAGAAAAGGCCAAATTTATTTTAGCTGACGAAAATTTAGCAAATTTTAAAA
- a CDS encoding glycoside hydrolase family 3 N-terminal domain-containing protein: MWQKVYVMFFCCLLLIGLVSGHDATEPRDPLISDNTVAQEHWVDSVFNSLSFEERLGQLFMVAAYSNKGAAHVNSISKLIEEENLGGIIFFQGGPVRQANLTNHYQSIAKTPLFIAMDAEWGIGMRLDSVLNFPKQMTLGAAKNDALVYQMGKEIARQFKEIGMHINFAPVVDVNSNPQNPVIGYRSFGEDKQLVSNKSLAYMRGMQDNGILANAKHFPGHGDTNSDSHYTTPVINNSKARIMDIDLHPYREMIDEGLMSIMVAHLHIPSLGSEPKLPTTLSPKVVTNLLKEEMKFKGLIFTDALNMKGVSSLYKPGEVELMALLAGNDVLLYAEDVPKSKALIMQAVQDGRISQEEIDQRIKKILNAKYWAGLHQKQEVNTHKLVERLSNFGTKALIEQMYAASLTVVSNEDEVIPVKHLDLENMASLTIGRKGETFKKYLSKYTQFKHFTLRPNSNQNNFAAMEKNLEGFSTIVVGVMGMSNNSRRNFGLKADEIAFIDRLQEKHKVITVVFGNAYSSKNFKDQNNLILAYEENDFTESIAPQVIFGGREGSGKLPISQKDAWPKGHGIETNTLHRLAYSTPEAQGMSSRELMKIDTIMEKAISGKATPGGSILVAKNGKVVFEKNYGYFDYNKAQAVDEKTLYDLASLTKVMATTQAIMFLNSRGIINLDDPLEKHLPELEGSNKGSITIRNILTHEAGLIPYIPHFTKTLEGNQWKTEYYSPQKSDNFPIEIAEGIYGNKALPDSVWKWTVASNLRYSGTKSTKYSYRYSDVGMYLLHRLIEKMVNQPMEDFLEQQFYAPLGMNRFGYLPLKKFSPDQIAPTEQDNLFRKTLVQGYVHDPGAALYGGVAGHAGLFGNANDLAKMMQMMLQNGKYGTEEILDQATIEKFTNKQSFRSRRGLGWDKPDPKKDKGPTGNLASPGTFGHTGFTGTAAWADPEHQLIYIFLSNRVYPNAGNNKLLRDNVRSDIQDIIYEAIENRFLLANK, translated from the coding sequence ATGTGGCAAAAAGTTTACGTAATGTTTTTCTGCTGCCTCCTATTGATAGGTTTGGTATCCGGGCACGATGCTACAGAGCCCAGGGATCCTTTGATTAGTGATAACACTGTTGCACAGGAACACTGGGTAGACAGTGTTTTTAATAGCCTTAGCTTTGAAGAGCGCTTAGGACAACTTTTTATGGTTGCGGCCTATTCCAATAAAGGCGCAGCCCATGTAAACAGTATTTCAAAATTAATTGAGGAAGAAAACCTTGGAGGAATTATTTTTTTTCAAGGAGGGCCTGTTCGCCAAGCAAACCTGACCAATCATTATCAATCCATTGCCAAAACGCCCTTGTTCATAGCAATGGATGCTGAATGGGGAATAGGCATGCGATTGGATAGCGTATTGAATTTCCCTAAGCAAATGACACTAGGCGCAGCTAAAAACGATGCTTTGGTTTACCAAATGGGAAAAGAAATTGCCCGACAGTTTAAGGAAATTGGAATGCATATAAATTTTGCACCAGTGGTGGATGTTAATTCCAACCCTCAGAATCCTGTGATTGGCTATCGCTCTTTTGGTGAAGACAAGCAATTGGTAAGTAATAAATCCCTAGCCTATATGCGAGGCATGCAAGACAATGGCATCCTTGCCAATGCCAAGCACTTTCCGGGTCATGGGGATACCAATTCAGACTCACACTACACTACCCCTGTCATCAATAACAGCAAGGCCAGAATAATGGATATAGACTTGCATCCATACAGAGAAATGATCGATGAGGGGCTGATGAGCATCATGGTTGCACACCTTCACATTCCAAGCTTGGGAAGCGAACCAAAACTTCCGACCACTTTATCCCCCAAGGTAGTAACCAATTTACTCAAGGAAGAAATGAAATTTAAGGGGCTTATTTTTACAGATGCGCTCAACATGAAAGGCGTCAGCAGCCTATACAAGCCCGGAGAAGTAGAACTCATGGCTTTGCTAGCGGGAAATGACGTATTGCTTTATGCTGAGGATGTCCCCAAGTCCAAGGCCTTGATAATGCAAGCCGTTCAGGACGGTAGGATAAGCCAAGAAGAAATCGACCAAAGAATAAAGAAGATTCTGAATGCCAAATACTGGGCCGGTCTCCACCAAAAGCAGGAGGTAAACACTCATAAACTTGTGGAGCGGCTTTCAAATTTCGGAACCAAAGCACTTATTGAACAAATGTATGCGGCTTCTCTTACAGTAGTAAGCAATGAAGATGAGGTAATCCCTGTAAAGCATTTGGATTTGGAAAACATGGCTTCACTTACCATAGGCAGAAAAGGTGAAACCTTTAAAAAATACCTCAGTAAATACACTCAATTCAAACATTTCACTTTACGACCGAATAGCAACCAAAATAATTTTGCTGCCATGGAAAAAAACCTGGAAGGGTTCAGTACCATAGTGGTGGGTGTCATGGGCATGAGCAATAATTCCAGGCGAAATTTTGGATTAAAAGCTGACGAAATAGCTTTTATCGATCGCTTGCAAGAAAAGCATAAGGTAATAACAGTTGTATTCGGCAACGCCTATTCATCCAAAAATTTTAAGGATCAAAACAACCTGATTCTTGCCTATGAAGAAAATGATTTTACCGAAAGCATTGCCCCTCAAGTTATTTTTGGTGGTAGGGAAGGATCAGGAAAACTTCCCATAAGTCAAAAAGACGCTTGGCCTAAAGGGCATGGCATCGAAACTAACACGCTACATCGGCTCGCATATTCTACCCCTGAAGCTCAGGGCATGAGCAGTAGGGAATTAATGAAAATTGACACCATTATGGAAAAAGCCATTTCAGGTAAGGCTACTCCAGGTGGATCCATTTTGGTAGCAAAAAATGGGAAAGTGGTCTTCGAAAAAAATTACGGTTATTTTGATTATAACAAAGCGCAAGCAGTAGATGAGAAGACCCTGTATGACCTTGCCTCGCTAACCAAGGTAATGGCTACCACCCAAGCGATCATGTTTTTAAATAGTAGAGGAATAATAAATTTGGATGATCCACTAGAAAAACATCTCCCTGAACTAGAGGGAAGCAATAAGGGGAGCATCACCATACGAAATATTCTAACTCATGAGGCAGGATTGATACCATATATTCCCCATTTCACCAAGACTTTGGAAGGAAACCAATGGAAGACGGAATACTATAGTCCCCAAAAATCTGACAACTTCCCCATTGAGATTGCCGAGGGAATATATGGCAACAAAGCCCTTCCGGATAGTGTATGGAAATGGACCGTAGCTTCAAACCTTAGATACAGTGGCACCAAAAGCACCAAATACAGTTACCGTTATTCTGATGTTGGAATGTATCTCTTGCATCGATTGATCGAAAAAATGGTCAATCAGCCCATGGAAGATTTTTTGGAGCAACAATTTTATGCCCCTTTAGGAATGAATCGCTTTGGTTACCTGCCATTGAAAAAATTTAGTCCGGACCAAATTGCACCTACTGAGCAGGACAACCTTTTTAGAAAAACCCTGGTGCAAGGGTATGTTCATGACCCGGGAGCAGCATTATATGGTGGAGTTGCAGGACATGCAGGACTTTTTGGCAATGCCAATGACCTGGCTAAAATGATGCAGATGATGCTTCAAAACGGAAAATATGGTACAGAAGAAATATTAGACCAAGCTACAATAGAGAAGTTTACCAACAAACAATCTTTCCGAAGCAGAAGAGGATTGGGTTGGGACAAACCCGACCCCAAAAAAGACAAAGGCCCAACAGGAAATCTTGCTTCTCCCGGTACTTTTGGACATACCGGCTTCACCGGAACGGCTGCCTGGGCTGACCCGGAACATCAGTTAATTTATATTTTTCTTTCCAATAGGGTCTATCCCAATGCCGGAAACAACAAACTTTTGAGGGACAATGTGCGTTCAGATATTCAAGACATCATCTACGAAGCGATAGAAAATAGATTTCTTTTGGCCAATAAATGA
- the mutL gene encoding DNA mismatch repair endonuclease MutL, producing the protein MNDMIQLLPDAIANQIAAGEVVQRPASALKELLENAIDAQAQSIQVVIKDAGKSLIQVIDDGLGMSITDARMCFERHATSKIRKSDDLFNIRTHGFRGEAMASIAAVAQVELKTKRDGDELGTLIQVESSTVKKQEPIVYQRGTSVSVKNLFCNVPARRNFLKSNAVETKHLVEEFQRVALAYPKISFSFYQNDMELFKLAGGKLSKRIVGIFGKQYRDKLIVCQEESPHINIHGYIGKPEQAKKSRGEQYFFVNNRFIKSNYLGHAVSTAFESLIGQDQHPFYVLFLDIDPKHIDINVHPTKTEIKFDDERTIYGVVRAAVKQALGAHHVVPTIDFSLDVNFTDTWSRDTEKRKEVGLENNYRTYRGPGMANKDSKGWEQLFQKDHEERAINFDPEKNNTGQQELKTFPSKVNSKDEPLVSEINKPTLGSGNTFQVEQTYIVTQTSSGLLIFDQQATHQRILYERYASQLDQSKGASQQCLFPQNIRLSPADFALVMDLKEELSDLGFQLSEFGQHAILINGVPADIHITSEKILFEELLEQFKHFKNELSLNKKENLARSLAKKTSIKRGDKLQSQEMENLAGQLFACQNPNYSPEGSKTFIKLDLNKIDRFFYS; encoded by the coding sequence ATGAATGATATGATCCAGTTGTTGCCGGATGCCATTGCAAACCAGATAGCTGCTGGTGAAGTGGTGCAAAGACCGGCTTCAGCCTTGAAAGAGCTTTTGGAGAATGCCATAGATGCCCAAGCCCAATCCATTCAGGTGGTGATAAAGGATGCCGGAAAGTCTTTGATTCAGGTAATCGATGATGGACTTGGAATGTCAATTACAGATGCCCGGATGTGTTTTGAAAGACATGCTACTTCTAAAATCAGGAAGTCAGATGACCTTTTCAATATTCGGACACATGGCTTTAGAGGGGAAGCGATGGCTTCAATTGCAGCTGTAGCACAAGTAGAACTTAAAACCAAACGGGATGGAGACGAGTTGGGAACACTTATTCAGGTGGAAAGCTCAACGGTTAAAAAACAAGAGCCAATAGTTTACCAAAGAGGAACATCTGTTTCAGTCAAAAACCTGTTTTGCAATGTTCCGGCACGTAGAAATTTCCTCAAATCCAACGCAGTGGAAACCAAACACCTGGTAGAGGAATTTCAGCGGGTGGCATTGGCTTATCCTAAGATTTCATTTTCATTTTATCAAAATGATATGGAGCTTTTTAAATTGGCCGGTGGGAAATTGAGTAAAAGAATCGTGGGGATTTTTGGTAAACAATACCGTGATAAACTAATCGTTTGTCAGGAAGAGTCCCCTCATATAAATATTCATGGCTATATAGGAAAACCTGAACAAGCAAAAAAATCTCGAGGAGAGCAGTATTTCTTTGTAAATAACCGTTTTATTAAGAGCAATTATTTAGGGCATGCGGTCAGTACTGCTTTCGAATCGTTAATAGGGCAGGATCAACATCCTTTCTATGTATTGTTTTTAGACATTGACCCAAAGCATATTGACATTAATGTACATCCCACAAAAACCGAAATTAAATTCGATGATGAAAGAACCATCTATGGAGTAGTCAGGGCTGCGGTAAAACAAGCCTTAGGCGCGCACCATGTGGTTCCCACCATAGATTTTAGTTTGGATGTAAACTTTACGGATACCTGGAGCAGAGATACAGAAAAAAGAAAAGAGGTAGGCTTAGAAAATAATTACAGGACTTATAGAGGGCCTGGGATGGCCAATAAAGATTCCAAAGGTTGGGAGCAATTGTTTCAAAAAGATCATGAGGAACGAGCCATAAATTTTGATCCAGAAAAAAACAATACAGGGCAACAGGAACTTAAAACGTTTCCTAGCAAAGTAAATAGCAAGGATGAACCGCTTGTAAGTGAAATCAATAAACCTACCCTGGGAAGTGGGAATACCTTCCAGGTGGAACAAACTTATATCGTAACTCAAACCTCCTCCGGTTTACTGATCTTTGACCAACAGGCCACGCATCAGCGCATCCTATATGAACGGTACGCCAGTCAATTGGACCAGTCCAAGGGAGCATCTCAGCAATGCCTCTTCCCTCAGAACATCAGACTTAGCCCTGCAGATTTTGCTCTGGTGATGGATCTGAAAGAAGAGCTGAGTGACTTGGGTTTTCAGCTGTCAGAATTTGGTCAGCATGCCATATTGATTAATGGGGTGCCTGCTGATATTCACATTACTAGCGAAAAAATATTGTTTGAAGAATTATTGGAGCAGTTCAAGCATTTCAAAAATGAACTTTCGTTAAATAAAAAAGAAAACCTTGCCAGGTCTCTGGCAAAAAAGACCTCTATAAAAAGAGGAGACAAGCTACAAAGCCAAGAGATGGAAAATCTCGCCGGCCAATTGTTTGCTTGTCAAAATCCAAATTATAGTCCTGAAGGGAGCAAAACCTTCATTAAGTTGGACTTAAATAAAATTGATCGCTTTTTTTATTCCTGA
- a CDS encoding rhomboid family intramembrane serine protease yields the protein MFRALTPIVKNLLLITVGMHVIASFFLPQLSGLFALYYIESKNFMPFQFVTYMFMHADFWHLFSNMFGLFIFGPLLEQFLGPKKLLILWMVCGVGSGVLYSGYVAYNMGQLNDRIEAFSEDPDPEEFNRFVSAYSHYFNPVIYDFIDDYSRDADNPELVDRAKRSMLGVRDVQANIPMVGASGALFGVLIAFGMLFPNTQLFLLFPPMPIRAKYLVLFYGLYTVYNIFVSNPTDNVAHFAHLSGLLIGAVLVTFWKKDRQSFY from the coding sequence ATGTTTAGAGCCCTTACACCCATTGTGAAAAACCTATTGTTAATTACGGTGGGTATGCATGTAATTGCTTCCTTTTTTCTTCCGCAACTGAGTGGGCTTTTTGCCTTATATTATATTGAGAGCAAAAATTTCATGCCTTTTCAGTTTGTGACTTATATGTTTATGCATGCAGATTTCTGGCATTTGTTCAGCAATATGTTTGGTCTATTCATATTCGGTCCCTTATTGGAACAATTCCTTGGTCCCAAAAAGCTGCTAATATTATGGATGGTTTGTGGGGTAGGTTCCGGGGTATTGTATTCGGGTTACGTAGCTTATAATATGGGGCAATTAAATGATAGAATTGAAGCCTTTAGTGAGGATCCCGATCCCGAGGAATTCAATAGATTCGTCTCTGCCTATAGCCATTATTTTAATCCAGTAATTTATGATTTTATCGATGATTACAGCCGTGATGCAGATAATCCTGAGTTGGTAGACAGAGCAAAAAGAAGCATGCTGGGAGTGAGGGATGTGCAAGCAAATATCCCTATGGTGGGAGCTTCCGGGGCCTTGTTTGGTGTTCTGATCGCATTTGGAATGCTCTTCCCAAACACTCAGTTGTTTTTGCTTTTTCCCCCAATGCCTATAAGGGCAAAATACCTTGTATTGTTCTATGGACTATACACAGTTTATAATATATTTGTATCTAATCCCACTGACAACGTAGCCCATTTCGCCCACCTATCAGGATTATTGATAGGAGCTGTTTTGGTTACTTTTTGGAAAAAGGATAGGCAAAGTTTTTATTAA
- a CDS encoding rhomboid family intramembrane serine protease, translating into MYGGFWYHIRHAFDHKNNGLYKIIAINLLAFLVLMVLRVFLTIGGSETTYRSIISFFMMPAAIPQFLMQPWTIISYMFLHEGFLHIIFNMLFLYWFGLLVQEYLGSRKLVNLYILGGIAGGLLYMVLYNIAPYFSDRVDGALMLGASAGVYAIVVAAATLRPDTEFHLLLLGPVKIKYIAIFYVLVAFANSAGANAGGELAHLGGAALGFVYILQLNKGIDIGKPVQTVGVFFEKLFSQKPKVKVTYRRDPDATKKKATRGNSSSSASSSSSTQEEIDRILDKIADKGYDNLTKEEKRKLFDFSNKDS; encoded by the coding sequence ATGTACGGAGGGTTTTGGTACCATATCAGACATGCATTTGACCATAAAAACAATGGTCTGTATAAGATTATAGCAATAAATTTACTGGCTTTCTTGGTATTGATGGTGCTTCGGGTATTTCTAACCATAGGAGGTTCCGAAACTACCTATCGTTCCATTATATCTTTTTTTATGATGCCGGCAGCGATTCCTCAATTTCTTATGCAACCCTGGACCATCATCAGCTATATGTTTTTGCATGAAGGGTTTTTGCATATTATCTTCAATATGCTATTTCTGTATTGGTTTGGCTTGTTGGTTCAGGAGTATTTGGGAAGCAGAAAGCTAGTCAATTTGTATATTCTAGGTGGAATTGCCGGAGGATTACTTTATATGGTTCTTTATAATATCGCCCCTTATTTTAGTGATCGTGTGGATGGAGCCTTAATGCTAGGTGCGAGTGCCGGAGTATATGCCATAGTTGTGGCTGCGGCCACGTTACGTCCGGATACCGAGTTTCATTTGCTATTATTAGGCCCGGTTAAAATCAAATATATAGCCATTTTTTATGTGTTGGTAGCCTTTGCAAATTCAGCAGGAGCCAATGCGGGAGGAGAATTGGCGCATCTGGGAGGAGCAGCCTTGGGTTTTGTCTATATACTGCAATTGAATAAAGGCATTGATATCGGAAAACCTGTCCAGACAGTGGGGGTATTTTTTGAAAAATTATTTTCCCAAAAACCGAAGGTTAAGGTTACTTATAGACGCGACCCAGACGCGACCAAGAAAAAAGCTACAAGAGGAAATTCCTCATCAAGCGCGTCATCTAGCAGTAGTACGCAAGAAGAAATTGACAGAATTTTAGACAAGATTGCTGATAAAGGCTATGATAACCTCACCAAGGAGGAAAAACGAAAGCTTTTTGATTTCAGCAATAAGGACAGCTAA
- a CDS encoding TetR/AcrR family transcriptional regulator, with product MQPNEIIEKAFPIINEQDCSKLQLEALLEKAEISLEEFYQSFADLDDFFVKAFLQLCEHANALTEEIDKPSFTLEKLFTTIVNIFKLQMKYRYLMLNLSALIQSNETIKDKYLELTALRKAQLIHLFSTLEKEGYFYKEKFPGNFENLSVQILMLSDYWLSHNSAVFGPNDIQFSYYSKLIFSAVLPYLTDKGLKAFKGTLGYG from the coding sequence ATGCAACCCAATGAAATCATTGAGAAAGCTTTTCCAATAATAAATGAACAAGACTGCAGTAAATTGCAGTTGGAGGCTTTACTGGAAAAAGCTGAGATTTCTTTAGAAGAATTTTATCAATCTTTTGCTGACCTTGATGATTTTTTCGTCAAAGCTTTTTTACAACTTTGTGAACATGCGAACGCATTGACTGAAGAAATAGATAAGCCCTCTTTTACCTTAGAAAAACTTTTTACTACAATAGTCAACATTTTCAAGTTGCAAATGAAGTACCGTTACTTGATGCTGAATTTATCCGCTCTGATCCAAAGCAATGAAACAATTAAAGACAAGTACCTGGAATTGACAGCTTTAAGAAAAGCACAGCTTATTCATCTATTTAGCACGTTGGAGAAGGAAGGTTATTTCTACAAAGAGAAATTCCCCGGTAATTTTGAAAATCTTTCGGTCCAAATCTTAATGTTATCGGATTATTGGCTCAGCCACAATTCAGCAGTCTTTGGACCCAATGACATTCAATTTTCCTATTACAGTAAATTGATTTTTTCTGCAGTACTCCCTTATTTGACAGATAAAGGATTGAAAGCTTTTAAGGGTACTTTAGGGTATGGCTAA
- the rlmN gene encoding 23S rRNA (adenine(2503)-C(2))-methyltransferase RlmN, which yields MLAEKKQDIRKLSLQELEAYFLSVGEKKFRAKQVYEWLWNKSLKNFDEMSNISKSTREILKENFTINHILVDQFQRSTDGTIKNAVKLYDNNIVESVLIPTSKRITACVSSQVGCSLDCNFCATARLKRMRNLNPDEIYDQVVAIQEEASLYFDRPLTNIVFMGMGEPLLNYQNVLSAIEKICSPEGLGISPKRITLSTVGIGKMIRKLADDEVKFNLALSLHSAINETRTRLMPINETNTVEDLAMALKYWYSKTKRKVTYEYVIWDGINDDEKHARALAKFCKHIPSKVNIIQYNPIDEGEFRQASQDKIDLYLSILEGSGIIANVRKSRGQDIDAACGQLANKNEL from the coding sequence ATGCTGGCAGAAAAAAAACAAGACATAAGAAAACTATCACTTCAAGAACTTGAAGCCTATTTTCTTTCTGTAGGAGAAAAAAAGTTCAGGGCAAAGCAAGTATATGAGTGGTTGTGGAACAAGTCTTTGAAAAATTTTGATGAAATGAGTAATATTTCCAAATCAACCAGGGAAATATTAAAAGAGAATTTCACCATTAACCACATTCTTGTAGACCAATTTCAGCGGAGCACTGATGGCACCATTAAGAATGCGGTCAAACTATATGATAACAATATTGTGGAATCTGTGCTCATTCCGACATCCAAAAGAATCACAGCCTGTGTTTCTTCTCAAGTAGGATGTAGCTTGGATTGTAATTTCTGTGCTACTGCAAGGTTAAAAAGGATGCGGAACCTTAATCCGGATGAAATTTATGACCAAGTGGTAGCCATTCAGGAAGAAGCCAGTTTGTATTTTGACCGGCCCCTTACCAATATTGTATTCATGGGGATGGGTGAACCTCTTCTCAACTACCAGAACGTTCTTTCGGCTATTGAAAAAATATGTTCTCCGGAGGGACTTGGCATCTCTCCTAAGCGGATAACATTGTCCACAGTAGGTATTGGCAAAATGATTCGTAAACTGGCCGATGATGAAGTCAAATTCAATTTGGCCCTTTCTTTACACTCTGCCATCAATGAAACCCGAACAAGGCTAATGCCAATCAATGAAACCAACACTGTGGAAGATTTGGCCATGGCATTGAAATATTGGTATAGCAAAACCAAAAGGAAAGTCACCTATGAATATGTTATATGGGATGGTATCAATGATGACGAGAAACATGCCCGGGCATTGGCTAAATTCTGCAAACACATTCCTTCAAAGGTAAATATTATCCAGTACAACCCTATTGATGAAGGTGAATTTAGACAAGCTTCACAGGATAAAATTGATTTATACCTATCCATTTTGGAAGGGTCGGGTATCATCGCAAATGTCAGAAAATCAAGGGGACAAGATATAGATGCAGCTTGTGGTCAGCTGGCAAATAAAAATGAATTGTAA
- a CDS encoding sulfatase translates to MKNIFYFLIIISLFTACQGEVNQKPNFVIILVDDLGWADVRANYPESFYETPNLDQMASEGLRFTQAYAAHPVCSPTRAALMTGQHPNRLGITDWIPGYDKFEERRPIITPSINNELALEETTLAEKFKDNGYQTFFIGKWHLGEEEKYWPENQGFDVNIGGWRVGAPQLKKGISNGYYSPYGNPKLADGPEGEYLTDRLTNESLQLIKENNKEPFLLYLSFYSVHTPIQPAPKRYDYFLDKKENMIVSEEQAKYKPEGEGQTKLIQDNASYASMVAAMDENVGRILQELKAQGLDDNTWVILTSDNGGLSTLYGEGAPTSNGPLRAGKGWCYEGGIRVPMLIKGPGIKNPGTAPELPVISMDIFPTLLSIAGAEYEEKDGKDLSSFLMGGEAPERELLFWHYPQYHGSAWKPGSAIKQGNWKLIHDYESGSNQLFNLETDPGEELDISHDFPDKTIALEERLMEELNKTGAKFPIFK, encoded by the coding sequence ATGAAAAATATATTCTATTTTCTTATTATTATTTCCCTCTTTACCGCTTGCCAAGGAGAGGTAAATCAAAAACCTAATTTTGTCATTATTCTCGTAGATGATTTGGGCTGGGCAGATGTAAGAGCCAATTACCCCGAGAGTTTTTACGAAACCCCCAACTTGGATCAAATGGCAAGTGAAGGCTTGCGTTTTACCCAAGCCTATGCGGCTCATCCGGTATGTAGCCCAACCCGTGCGGCTTTAATGACCGGCCAGCACCCAAATAGATTAGGCATTACTGACTGGATACCGGGGTATGATAAATTTGAAGAGAGGCGGCCTATCATTACACCTTCGATAAATAATGAACTCGCCTTAGAAGAAACAACCCTTGCCGAGAAATTTAAGGATAATGGATATCAAACCTTTTTTATTGGTAAGTGGCACCTAGGAGAAGAGGAAAAGTATTGGCCCGAAAATCAAGGTTTTGATGTGAACATTGGAGGGTGGCGTGTAGGCGCACCTCAGTTAAAAAAAGGAATAAGTAATGGTTATTACTCTCCCTATGGTAACCCCAAACTTGCTGATGGGCCGGAAGGAGAATACCTTACCGATAGGTTAACCAATGAAAGTTTACAATTGATTAAAGAAAATAACAAAGAACCGTTTTTATTGTATCTTTCTTTTTATAGTGTGCATACACCTATCCAACCTGCCCCGAAACGGTACGATTATTTCCTAGATAAAAAGGAGAACATGATTGTGTCTGAAGAACAGGCCAAATACAAACCCGAAGGAGAGGGTCAAACCAAGTTAATTCAAGACAACGCCTCCTATGCATCTATGGTAGCAGCTATGGACGAAAATGTGGGGAGAATACTTCAGGAACTTAAGGCACAAGGTTTGGATGACAACACTTGGGTAATACTGACTAGTGACAATGGAGGCTTATCTACCTTATACGGCGAAGGAGCTCCTACTTCAAATGGCCCTTTGAGGGCCGGCAAGGGCTGGTGCTATGAAGGAGGGATAAGGGTTCCTATGCTAATAAAAGGTCCTGGCATCAAAAATCCGGGGACTGCCCCAGAACTTCCTGTCATAAGCATGGATATTTTCCCTACTTTGCTTAGTATTGCAGGGGCAGAATATGAGGAAAAAGACGGAAAGGATCTTTCGTCTTTTTTAATGGGCGGAGAAGCACCGGAAAGGGAGCTGCTGTTCTGGCATTACCCCCAATATCACGGAAGTGCATGGAAGCCGGGTTCTGCAATCAAGCAAGGCAATTGGAAGCTAATTCATGATTATGAAAGCGGAAGTAACCAATTGTTCAATCTAGAAACGGACCCCGGTGAAGAGCTAGACATTAGCCATGATTTTCCTGATAAGACAATTGCGCTTGAAGAAAGGTTGATGGAAGAATTGAATAAAACAGGGGCTAAATTCCCTATCTTTAAATAA